From a single Paramagnetospirillum magnetotacticum MS-1 genomic region:
- a CDS encoding AAA family ATPase codes for MGIQYQYWLIANYCANVLINGKQEHSLCHQMLRWIQENHQEIGCEFSFQEDNVDNISVRHRRGRCRPPENSPVQNSQIWNEAVQELKGVQSMTPTYQAFDNNLKLLCAYFGLEDIERKILELSCYYRIFPMMKNLWDDINAMNSRGDNHLISLLLGITPIELEKWLSGNASLLRLGLLSNRMQFSAFSFSAVVADGLIEALMPPAITVEDFCSRLIGPATVPTCEWSDFDHLVAERDMAFRLLKGAIGRGVKGINVLVYGPPGTGKTEFCKVLGAKLGVRTYTVGEADGEGGEPDRSARLARLRLSQNLLGANCENLMLFDEMEDLLGGAGPGYHSLYRHRERRDYSKVYLNRLLEETPIPTLWTCNEVDGFDPSVLRRMTLAIEIRTPPQKVRERLWSATLKRHDLEIGPDKVRTLASQFSVPPAFAANAVRAAKLAGGSEDDLRLALRLSGKVMGGGMAPIPPQPHCDHEFALDLANADHPLDRLVQRLASIGPKRGVSLCLFGPPGTGKSAFARHLAMAMGLPVLQKRASDLFSKWVGQSEANIARAFAEAQELGAFLIFDEADSLLGERAGAQRSWEISQVNEMLTWMESHELPFACTTNLADRLDSASLRRFTFKIRFDPLTPEQIRTAFTVFFGIDAPAAVSRISPLTPGDFAVVRRKAELLDLLDDQGALLAALRSEAEGKPTYSKPIGFM; via the coding sequence ATGGGAATCCAATATCAGTACTGGCTAATTGCCAACTATTGCGCAAACGTTCTGATCAACGGAAAGCAGGAGCATTCGCTCTGCCATCAGATGCTTCGCTGGATTCAGGAAAACCATCAAGAGATTGGCTGCGAATTCTCTTTTCAGGAAGACAATGTAGATAACATTTCAGTTCGGCACCGTCGCGGACGGTGCCGGCCACCTGAGAATTCTCCTGTGCAGAATAGCCAGATCTGGAATGAAGCCGTTCAAGAGTTGAAAGGCGTCCAGAGTATGACGCCTACATATCAGGCGTTCGACAATAATCTCAAACTTCTCTGCGCCTATTTTGGGCTCGAGGATATCGAGCGCAAAATTCTTGAACTATCGTGCTACTACCGGATCTTCCCGATGATGAAGAATCTCTGGGACGATATTAACGCCATGAACAGTCGTGGTGACAACCATCTCATTTCTCTGTTGCTCGGCATAACCCCGATAGAACTTGAGAAATGGCTTTCCGGTAACGCGTCACTACTGCGCCTTGGGCTGCTCAGCAACCGCATGCAATTCAGCGCCTTCTCCTTCTCGGCCGTGGTCGCCGACGGTCTAATTGAAGCCCTGATGCCACCCGCCATAACCGTAGAGGACTTTTGTAGTAGACTGATTGGTCCGGCAACGGTGCCCACCTGTGAGTGGTCAGATTTCGATCACCTTGTCGCGGAACGCGACATGGCCTTCCGCCTTCTCAAAGGGGCGATTGGCCGGGGCGTCAAAGGGATCAACGTCCTGGTCTACGGCCCTCCCGGCACAGGCAAAACCGAGTTTTGCAAGGTCCTTGGTGCCAAGCTAGGGGTGCGGACCTACACGGTGGGCGAGGCCGACGGTGAAGGGGGCGAACCGGATAGGTCTGCGCGTCTGGCCCGTCTCCGCTTGTCCCAAAATCTCCTGGGCGCCAACTGCGAGAACCTGATGCTGTTCGACGAGATGGAGGACCTGCTGGGTGGAGCCGGTCCCGGCTATCACTCCCTATACCGGCACCGCGAGCGGCGGGACTACTCAAAAGTCTACCTCAATCGGCTGCTCGAAGAGACGCCGATCCCGACCTTGTGGACCTGCAATGAGGTGGATGGATTTGATCCCTCGGTTCTAAGGCGGATGACCCTAGCCATTGAAATCCGGACCCCACCGCAGAAGGTCCGGGAGCGGCTGTGGTCGGCAACCCTGAAGCGCCATGACCTTGAAATTGGGCCGGACAAAGTACGGACGTTGGCCAGCCAGTTCTCCGTCCCCCCTGCCTTCGCCGCCAATGCAGTTCGCGCCGCCAAGCTCGCCGGTGGTTCAGAGGATGATCTCCGGCTTGCGCTGCGCCTATCTGGCAAAGTTATGGGGGGCGGCATGGCCCCTATCCCCCCCCAGCCCCACTGCGACCATGAGTTTGCCTTGGATCTCGCCAACGCCGATCACCCGCTCGACCGTCTGGTGCAGCGGTTGGCCAGTATCGGCCCGAAAAGGGGCGTCTCCCTGTGTCTGTTCGGCCCTCCCGGCACCGGCAAGAGCGCATTTGCCCGCCACCTCGCTATGGCCATGGGCCTGCCGGTCTTGCAGAAGCGTGCCTCCGACCTCTTCAGCAAATGGGTTGGTCAGAGCGAGGCCAATATCGCCCGCGCCTTTGCAGAAGCCCAGGAACTCGGGGCCTTCCTGATCTTCGACGAGGCGGATTCTCTCTTGGGAGAACGGGCCGGAGCCCAACGCTCATGGGAAATCAGCCAGGTCAACGAGATGCTGACTTGGATGGAAAGTCACGAATTGCCGTTTGCCTGCACGACCAATCTTGCTGATCGGTTGGACAGTGCCAGCCTGCGCCGGTTTACCTTCAAGATCCGCTTCGATCCATTGACGCCGGAACAGATCCGAACCGCCTTCACCGTCTTTTTTGGTATTGATGCTCCGGCTGCTGTCTCTCGGATTTCGCCACTTACTCCGGGGGACTTCGCAGTCGTCCGCAGGAAAGCCGAGCTCCTGGACCTTCTAGACGACCAAGGCGCGCTTTTGGCTGCGTTGCGATCCGAGGCCGAAGGCAAACCGACTTACAGCAAGCCCATAGGATTTATGTGA
- a CDS encoding FliG C-terminal domain-containing protein, producing the protein MKHSAGPDANFERLSWVSAQTAWAIWQRADGRTIRLALYGSGPAVLSRFLSVLSGSCRRSLLVSLGTMHPVPADSMKAAQDEIMALVASMEAQGDVEWDACPARALPRWHDIFLGNDPDPVLFDILLTAIRSCALDGHGRGKRGMRNALRRIVRWSRVMRH; encoded by the coding sequence ATGAAGCATTCAGCGGGGCCAGACGCCAACTTCGAGCGTCTCTCTTGGGTAAGCGCTCAGACGGCGTGGGCCATCTGGCAAAGGGCTGACGGGCGCACAATAAGACTGGCCCTATACGGATCCGGTCCGGCCGTTCTATCTCGCTTTCTGTCAGTCCTCTCAGGCTCGTGTCGTCGAAGCCTCCTGGTATCGCTGGGGACTATGCATCCGGTCCCGGCAGATTCGATGAAGGCCGCTCAGGATGAGATCATGGCGCTAGTTGCCAGCATGGAGGCGCAGGGAGACGTCGAGTGGGACGCGTGCCCTGCCAGGGCCCTTCCTCGCTGGCACGACATCTTTCTTGGCAACGATCCCGACCCGGTCCTTTTCGACATTCTGCTCACCGCCATCCGTAGCTGCGCCCTAGATGGCCATGGCCGCGGCAAGCGGGGCATGCGAAACGCATTGCGACGGATTGTCCGGTGGTCACGCGTGATGCGGCATTAG
- a CDS encoding ATP-dependent Clp protease adaptor ClpS, with the protein MTIELMESVDGEQEEDGAPTLFDVVMINDDITPYLFVVLILIDDFRMSVELAEWTALTIHEDGQAVVMTTTHEIAKEKAADAVSNAQQQNFPLRVTIARSPL; encoded by the coding sequence ATGACCATTGAATTGATGGAATCTGTTGATGGGGAGCAGGAAGAAGATGGTGCTCCTACACTTTTCGACGTGGTGATGATCAATGACGACATCACCCCATATCTTTTCGTTGTTCTCATCCTCATCGACGACTTTCGGATGAGTGTGGAGCTCGCCGAATGGACGGCTTTGACCATTCATGAGGATGGCCAGGCCGTCGTCATGACCACCACGCACGAAATCGCTAAAGAAAAGGCTGCAGACGCCGTGTCAAATGCACAACAGCAGAATTTCCCGCTTCGGGTGACCATTGCTCGATCCCCCCTATAG
- a CDS encoding P-loop NTPase family protein, which produces MNTTCELECLSLLSKVSAQKDEFRIRSGFHELDTLTFGFRPGEITLVAGHRPIDKVDFACQVAEYNRLTSFPGVDGRDSGAMPPTILVFSQELPARVLGNRTTNRLGGDKQRLDCTLASTYVIDDPSLSIPMMVEQIYRYCECRPIPLIIIDGADFFYGTPPEACDRRKKPFAIARLLAAAARKTGIHIFITTNLQQEIEFLGTDARQIILAAEPCLGGLTYLGKRFTEAFDNIILLDHFRYVLERMEPAHDPDAGERMTCFKARHSGWLNALEAVGARVDLLLVKQHYGPLGRVLLTYDPLGHYYAPLEEGQANVPSLYDVVEKLMYSE; this is translated from the coding sequence ATGAACACTACGTGCGAACTGGAATGCTTAAGTCTACTGTCGAAGGTCAGTGCTCAGAAGGATGAATTTCGGATTAGGTCCGGATTCCACGAACTGGATACACTAACATTTGGCTTCCGGCCTGGTGAAATCACTTTGGTCGCAGGCCATCGCCCGATCGACAAGGTCGATTTCGCCTGTCAGGTCGCAGAATATAACCGCCTAACATCCTTTCCTGGTGTTGATGGAAGGGATTCGGGTGCAATGCCACCGACTATCCTCGTGTTTTCCCAGGAGTTGCCCGCTCGAGTGCTTGGCAACCGAACCACAAATAGGCTTGGCGGCGACAAACAGCGTCTTGATTGCACGTTGGCATCGACTTATGTGATCGACGATCCATCTCTGTCGATTCCGATGATGGTGGAGCAGATATACCGCTACTGCGAGTGTCGGCCGATCCCACTGATAATTATCGACGGGGCCGACTTCTTCTACGGCACCCCTCCAGAGGCCTGCGACCGACGGAAGAAGCCATTCGCTATTGCTCGACTGCTCGCCGCAGCGGCGCGGAAAACCGGAATCCACATCTTCATTACCACCAATTTGCAGCAGGAAATTGAGTTCCTTGGAACAGACGCGAGGCAGATCATTCTTGCTGCCGAACCGTGTTTGGGCGGTCTCACGTACCTTGGAAAGCGATTCACTGAAGCCTTCGACAATATCATTCTGCTCGATCATTTCCGTTATGTGCTCGAACGCATGGAACCCGCCCATGACCCTGACGCGGGTGAGAGGATGACATGCTTCAAGGCTCGTCACTCTGGATGGCTCAATGCTCTTGAGGCGGTCGGAGCTCGGGTCGATCTTCTTCTTGTCAAGCAGCACTACGGACCGCTGGGACGCGTGTTGCTGACCTACGACCCACTTGGCCACTATTATGCTCCTCTCGAGGAGGGGCAGGCCAACGTGCCCAGCTTGTACGATGTTGTTGAGAAGCTAATGTACTCAGAATGA
- a CDS encoding tetratricopeptide repeat protein → MIAIRGEGCDKDVATGMGMLADAYEAGCSSAAYHMAKLLLEGYEVEVNEPEGIKWLRRSAEMDHDSAQLELARRLRYGRGIKADPAQAAIWYLRAAEREDPTAQSILGVMYLEGEGVPKDGAESVKWLKLAADQGDAIAQYNLGLVFIRGKEAPKNYAEALRWFRRSAEGGLNAAQYRLGEALFYGIEGAEEDEAEALVWYGKAAQTGYAPAQLALGIQYAYRREGEAERESGFKWLRLASIQGLTRATALLGDLYRKGIGTAQDAQKALSCFKTAAKAGDSLGQVYLGESYLFGEIVAHDYGEAAHWISLAAEQGEPRSAFLIGMMFLRGNGVERDFKAAMAWLKTASERGQSIAKYHIGLLYWDGDGVDRDLEEARRWIQESADEGCEEARQWLSKHAQLSDGESQCA, encoded by the coding sequence TTGATCGCCATACGCGGTGAGGGATGTGACAAGGACGTCGCAACCGGGATGGGCATGTTGGCCGATGCCTATGAGGCAGGGTGCTCAAGCGCCGCTTACCATATGGCCAAGCTCCTTCTTGAGGGCTACGAGGTCGAAGTAAACGAGCCAGAAGGCATCAAGTGGCTTCGCAGATCCGCCGAGATGGATCACGACAGCGCTCAATTGGAATTGGCTCGGCGCTTGCGCTATGGCCGCGGCATCAAGGCCGATCCGGCTCAGGCCGCGATCTGGTATTTGAGGGCCGCGGAGCGAGAAGACCCGACGGCTCAATCCATTTTGGGCGTCATGTATCTTGAGGGCGAGGGCGTTCCGAAAGACGGGGCAGAATCGGTTAAGTGGCTAAAGCTCGCTGCCGACCAAGGCGATGCGATTGCCCAGTACAATCTCGGCCTAGTTTTCATCCGCGGGAAAGAGGCGCCTAAGAACTATGCCGAAGCCCTCAGATGGTTTCGCCGCTCCGCCGAAGGGGGACTGAATGCGGCCCAGTACCGCCTTGGAGAGGCGCTTTTCTACGGGATAGAAGGTGCCGAAGAGGACGAGGCAGAGGCCTTAGTTTGGTACGGAAAGGCGGCTCAGACCGGATATGCCCCAGCCCAATTGGCTCTTGGCATTCAATATGCCTATCGACGGGAAGGTGAAGCCGAGCGCGAAAGCGGTTTCAAATGGCTGCGGCTCGCGTCCATTCAAGGGTTGACCCGCGCGACTGCTCTCCTCGGTGATCTATACAGAAAGGGAATTGGTACCGCACAGGATGCTCAAAAAGCCCTCAGCTGCTTTAAGACAGCGGCCAAAGCTGGCGATTCTCTCGGCCAGGTCTATCTCGGAGAATCCTATCTGTTTGGGGAGATCGTCGCGCATGACTATGGGGAAGCCGCTCACTGGATCAGCTTGGCGGCTGAGCAGGGCGAACCCCGATCAGCGTTTCTCATCGGCATGATGTTTCTGAGAGGCAATGGGGTCGAGCGTGACTTTAAGGCCGCAATGGCTTGGCTGAAAACCGCTTCCGAAAGGGGGCAGTCGATCGCCAAATACCATATTGGCCTCCTTTACTGGGATGGTGATGGTGTTGATCGGGACCTTGAGGAAGCAAGGCGGTGGATCCAGGAATCTGCTGATGAAGGCTGCGAGGAGGCACGCCAGTGGCTTTCCAAGCATGCTCAATTATCCGACGGCGAAAGCCAGTGCGCCTGA
- a CDS encoding type II toxin-antitoxin system Phd/YefM family antitoxin, with translation MQVSVSDAKGQLLDLVRRAEAGEEVVLTRHGQDVVRLVPAHVRPDRTERRALLEEMFGSARPENGDIAARSQDFLYDEQGLPQ, from the coding sequence ATGCAGGTCAGTGTCAGCGACGCCAAGGGACAATTGCTGGACCTGGTACGCCGGGCCGAGGCGGGTGAAGAGGTTGTTCTGACCCGGCATGGCCAGGACGTGGTGCGCTTGGTCCCCGCCCATGTCAGACCCGATAGGACGGAACGGCGTGCCTTGCTGGAGGAGATGTTCGGCAGCGCCCGGCCGGAGAATGGGGATATTGCGGCACGAAGCCAGGATTTTCTCTATGACGAGCAGGGATTGCCCCAGTGA
- a CDS encoding type II toxin-antitoxin system VapC family toxin: MSDSATVVVDTSALMAILFGEEAGLHCITVLAEARQVLLSSATQAEALIVAARRGRRAEMEKLIARLGADIIPLADGAAVADAYDRWGKGIHPAALNLGDCFAYALAKNRGCALLFVGEDFSRTDIASAVVR, translated from the coding sequence GTGAGCGATTCGGCGACTGTGGTGGTGGACACGTCGGCGTTGATGGCCATTCTGTTCGGCGAGGAGGCGGGCCTCCATTGCATCACGGTCCTGGCCGAGGCGCGTCAAGTGTTGCTGTCCTCCGCCACTCAGGCGGAAGCCCTGATCGTGGCTGCGCGGCGTGGACGGCGGGCCGAAATGGAAAAGCTGATCGCCCGCCTGGGGGCGGATATCATCCCGCTGGCCGATGGAGCTGCGGTGGCCGACGCCTATGACCGCTGGGGCAAGGGTATTCATCCGGCGGCGCTGAACTTGGGCGATTGCTTCGCCTATGCCCTGGCGAAGAACCGGGGATGTGCACTGCTGTTTGTCGGGGAGGATTTCTCCCGCACCGATATTGCATCCGCAGTAGTCAGATAG
- a CDS encoding MucR family transcriptional regulator, translating into MPESDMKFATARLVFAYLRGNALDLPDLAELIRSTHAALLSAIELDPNQPNPVELKPAISPNKAISPDLLICLDCGKRFKSLKHHLMVAHGQSPDEYRAKWGLNADYPLVAPNYSLRRAEIAVKTGLGSKKQAATTPESTTIKSEIGTLRLPVKTRPEPAELDLAISPEPERTEVESAPTSPQTWHRYPASRWSKTGA; encoded by the coding sequence ATGCCCGAATCCGATATGAAGTTCGCGACTGCGCGTCTCGTCTTCGCCTATCTGCGAGGCAATGCTCTGGATCTACCTGACTTAGCGGAACTGATCCGATCAACCCATGCCGCGTTACTAAGCGCTATTGAGCTGGATCCAAATCAGCCGAACCCTGTCGAATTGAAGCCTGCCATTTCGCCCAACAAAGCAATCAGCCCGGACCTGCTGATTTGCTTGGATTGTGGCAAGAGATTCAAATCGCTGAAACATCATCTCATGGTCGCCCATGGCCAATCTCCAGACGAATATCGTGCCAAATGGGGGTTGAATGCGGACTATCCCTTGGTGGCGCCGAACTACTCTCTTCGTCGCGCAGAGATTGCAGTGAAGACGGGCCTCGGCAGCAAGAAGCAGGCCGCCACCACGCCGGAGAGTACCACCATCAAATCTGAAATTGGAACACTTCGGCTGCCGGTGAAAACTCGGCCAGAGCCAGCTGAACTGGACTTGGCGATTAGCCCGGAACCGGAGAGAACCGAGGTCGAATCCGCGCCAACGTCACCTCAGACTTGGCATCGATATCCGGCATCACGCTGGTCGAAAACAGGGGCCTAA